Below is a genomic region from Polyodon spathula isolate WHYD16114869_AA chromosome 26, ASM1765450v1, whole genome shotgun sequence.
TGTTTCCCATTCTGTGGTGCTGTAAAGACTCACTGGTGCAATTTTTAGAGACgcccctctctctgctctctctctctctctctctctctctctctctctctctctctctctctctctctctctctctctctgatcgtacccccctaagcccccccccccccccccctctgattCCCCCGTTCTTGAGTCTGTTCTGCCAGGTATTAGTGAACACAATGGGTTCCTGGACAGACCAACGGACAGAGAATGCTGGGGTGGCGTGACAGGCTGTGTTTTCAGGCAGACTCCACATGTGTGCTGACCACAGGGGAATGTCACAGGAATGCTGCTGACCGTCATCAACTCGGACAacgaaaacatatttaaaaatcctGTGCTTTGTTGAGCTGGGTCTTTGTGAGGGATTGATAGTCTTATACCAcctttccatctgcaccatgaaaccagtcactaaaactcaatctcatctcgttcccagtatcaaactggggctgcagccggACAGTACACAAGATCAAAGAGCACCTGTATAAATCATTTCATTTGATGAATTAATTAACCAACATTTCCCTGACAGTATAATATATCCACAGCCCTCATATTCTGCCTGTTTATTTTCTGCACTctaaacttggtattaacattattaagcaTAAGAGAAGACCTTTCCATTATGATGATTCATGGGGGTGTATGCTTGTCTCTACATTTGAATGTCATGCTTACTTTTTTACATATAATGCAAAATGCTTATTACATTGTGGTGAAACTTGGTAATAAAATTATTTAGCAGAAGTTGGGAGTGACAGATTTTGGGGGTGTATGGACGtgtctctgtctgtacatccgtCCCTCTGTATGTTACTTTTACATGAAGTTATTCTTCatattgtaaatcattttaatatacatgatACTAACAGTTAATTTGCTTACCTAGGTCATAAATACAGTATCAGTCAGCCAATTGTATACTATCCTGGACATTTTTTCCATACTGTTAACTCTAATTCTAAATTTACCGCAGCTGAAACAGATGAGACACCAGTGTTCccagttttctctctctctcacacacacacacacacacacacacacacacacacacacacacacacacacacacacacacacacacacacacacacgcacgcacatcaCAATGACCAGCGCAGCAAggatgaaacaaaaaacaggattTTAATTGGTAAAGTCACGACAAGAGGACACTTTTCAGACGCAGCATAAGAAAtgaaataacaaagacagaagaaAACAGCAATGCTCATATTAAGCGATTGATTCACACTGTTCAACAATAGACTCCTTGCCTTCTCTTTGGGAATCTGGCAGTCTTTCAATAATAAGAAAGCAACAATACCATTGAAATACATACTATCACATTGACTCCCCCACCCCTGAACACAGACAGGACGTCTCTGGAATAAATATAGAGCTGGAATTATCTTCACTTGATTTTTAGGGGCCAAACTTCCCATAGCTTTAAAGTTTATCTAAAATTCACTCTCCCAAGGTGTGccaattgaaaatgttttttttttttttttttaaatatcgctTATCTGTTTAGTGCCCTATTTTATACAATGCGATTTGAGTCAGAGTGGAATAACGTTTGTTGTGTTCAACACTACAGCGCTACAGGATCTCGTTTGGAAATCTTGCAGTCCTTCAAATCCAAGCAGATGCAGAGCTCGATCGAAGGGAAGTCATTCTCTGAATTCATCTTTTCAATGTGTgattaaacatactttcttttctctacattgtgcttgttacaTTAACAGAATACTCCATTAACGAGGATAGCTGTAATACTCCACCTTCGGGGGCTTGTCAGGGTTCTCCAGCAATCCTTATCTGTGGACTAACTACAGGACTCCATGGTATAAACTGTGTGCGTTCTGCATGAGTCTCCATTGTAGTTTCTGATTAGACCAGTAGTTGCTCTaacattgcttctgaaaagactcctcaataCTGATTGTCGGGAAACAATGAAGCATATTAGCGTTGCGCTGTGTGATGAATCCTATTCAACACTATTTATCTGGAATGGCTAGGTAGAAAATGATGATCAAAGCTACAATAGAGAATCAGACACAACAAAATCGGATATTAAACTGGAGATCCCTTTAATACTTactcaaactcccaaccctgctcacacacagacctcttaccattgtgttgtgtgttgtattaAGTGACGCAAATAAGAGGATCGAAAACCTAGGTAGGGGGGAAAAACCAACAGGATCAATGAGCATCCTTTATGCGTCTGAAATATGAGGATCTTAATGAATGCACTCCTCTTCTTTAGAATGACTTTGTATATTcgtttctgtttcagtcaccacATCCTGTTTTTTGTAAAAGCACCCCTGAGTCGTGAAAGGCTTCTGGAATCTATATACAGCTGGTATTCAGAGTGTAACATTAACTTGTGCCCCCTGCAACACACCCTAGTGGATGCAAAAAATACACCAATAAGAGTTACATCCAGTGGGGTTTAAAGTTACATCCAGTGCGGGCAGTGTGTTTcaggggggcaggttaatagttacactctggtgtaccagctgtacagGGGCGCTTTTACCATCTGAGTTTTAAAAGGTCGCTAGGATGTGGTGACTGGCAAAAGAAGAATACACTGATCTGGTATTTCTGCCCCCTACCAAGTTACTCTTTAACACAGAGCACCCAGGGCATCAGTATTGAATTCATAGAGACGAAAATAGAAAGACAAGGGAAGAGAGGATGATGGCTACTCCCCTACAACCCTTAAAGGCTTACAGCAAGAAGctgtagtgtttacaacaaaCGCATCACTCTGTGGAATTGCAGCCATTCCTTTTTTCAGCATAGTCACGATTGTTTTGGTGCTTTATTCATCCTGGGTTATAGTCCACTGGCAATGAAACCGGACCCCTTTCCACAAAGAAATCGCCTTCTGTCAGCCACTGAATCTGTAGCCAGTGTTGCGggagttacttttaaaaagcaatccaTTATGGTCACAATTtacttgaacaaaactgtaactaattacagtaacttattactaGTTGCACTTACAAATAGGCACAGTTTGCATTTTACAGAGATCCAGCCATCGAACCCACTAGTTGCCCCTCTGATGCCAATTTCTAACAAGATGATATAAAGAGCATGTTCGTTTGACAGGTAAGTTTTGATTTACACTGCTGAAGCTTTTCTGGTTTTTGCATTATACATTAGCCACAGCTAATGGTCTCCTAGTCAAAGCCCCTGATCTCAAAGGCAAGGCACcaataaaaagcacttcaaatgatgGCAAGCACCATAAAAGGAGACACATAACCATGTTATTTTTTCCGCATCAAATATAATGTGTTACTGATCTTTAAAAGAAACCATtccagttacaagttactgaaaaatgtaatcagattacagtaatggaTTATACGCAGTGCGTTATGCTCCAACACTGTACCCCCTCCTGTGACTGCGCTATATCACTTGCAACCCAGTATTGTCTTTGTTGTAAACAGTATTATAAACTTATAACTCGCCACTTTCAGACAggatttcagaacattccagtacattttattttgccatCTATGCTGTTTTGTGCACAGTAGACCACAAACTGAAAAACTTCAAAAGACAGCTTTAactatcttttttaaatttaaacatgatttataataactttATATGCACAGTTGATCCAATCTATTATTTTCTGAGAGTGCCTTATCGATAGGAAACAGGGTCAGCTGTCTGTTCTCGACACTCCATAAAAGACAGGGTCGACTGCATATATGAACTTATACAAGGTATTCTGTAAGCCCTGAAAACCTGATAACACTGTTTCATGGTAGTTGTACTTCAGGTGCAAAAAACAAAGGGGGGACAGTCTCTCAAAAGaaacataatgtatttgtttgtttgtttgttttcctcaaAATTCCAGTTTGGTAAGGGCAGGTTCACATGACCGCACAACATTTGCAAGGCTGTTTCTCCTTGGTATTGACCTCTCCAGCTCCGGGTTCGGCCTCACCCTTCTCCCCTCCTTCTTGATTCTTCGGAGGTTCTGAGGTGCTCCCGTTGGGTGGAGCTTGCTGCTGCTCTTCCTGCCCCTCCTTCCCCTCCCCTGCACCCCCTTTCCCATTCCCATCTTCAATCACCACCAACTCTGCCTTCACCGTGCCTTCAAGCCCCAGCACTTTGCTGGTCTCTGCCTCGTCTTCCACATTCTGGTAGCCCATGAAAACCATAGTGACTGGGTGCTCCAGGCTGGCATTAGAGCTGGGATTGTCGGTGGCTTGGGGGCTGGCTGCAGACTTGGCTTCAATGCCAGTGATTTCCTTCTTGGGGGTCTGTAGGGTGGACTTGGGGGTACCTTCGCCATCCTTGCTCGCCGAGGTGTCGCTCATTGAAACCTCGTCCGCTTTGTGGATCAGCTCCTCCACCTCAGTGGAACTCAGGAGCCCGTTCTCTATGGCACCATCCCCTGCCCGCACTGTGTGAACCACTAGGGGGAGACAAAGTGAAATAACATTCAGTTTTAATGTGTATGCTACAAATGTGCTTATTTAGTGCTCTTATACAATTTGCACACAGATTTTAATGCAGGACTATTTTAGATGAGTTGAAGAAAAAAGTAAGAATCTATTTGAAATGGAGTCCAGTTAATCAGTTAATTggggtactctctctctctctctctctctctctctctctctctctctctctctctctctccccctcgtTTGCTGAGCTAGGTGTCTTTTCGTATTCTCTCTGAGGATTGTGGGAGGGGCTGCTGCAAGCAAGGTTTGCGAGCTGTGTCGCCATTTACTTATAgatttacttattatttatttattaaacattttattaaagtatttttttgttatcttaaTACTTTTTAAACGTTTTTTAGCCAGTCTGTGCCCAAAGATGGGCTCCCACTTCGGTGGGTTtgggggactgtggcaaagtgcccgcccctgtgtatattatatgttgtttgttaaatgttggtgtatagtcattggtacacaggatataaatgggtctgtgtaacaagagtgtttaaaatgtatatttgtatttaggcatgaggattgcacagcacttcacgtgcaagtaaaaagtaataatatgtgagcacggggaattgcactttattaattcacgtgcagttgtaccgtgactccaattgaatgattgattagtagtcgagtctcggtacagctgcataaaagctgcatgttttcacccactcgaggttgtgtgttcggtgagaggaGAACGGGATTGTagacagaggtaataaataataaaataataacgtaaagttaaaatatccgctcaccgtgttttgtgtagtgttagtccattttgtttgtctcttttgttttggcgaatgtgctgtgtcctgtttttttgtgtttgttacaaccgtttattttctggctgtctgttcatttattaaatgctgagcgaaaccattcactcagctccaccaaactccacctcttgcTTACTAGGCGCCacgcttttaaagtttttttctgaaaataatgatTCTGTTGAAGATGTGCTGCTTGCTGTGGGACGGGTGGTTGGTTTTGAAAAAATCAAATCTGCCTCACAGATGAACAAAGCTATAGTCATTTTCCTTAACCAAGAAAATCTGGTTAATAAAATTGTGGAAGAAGGATTTATGTTGAATGATTCTTTGGTAGCCGTAACATCGTTATCTATGCCTCTTACCAAagtaatattgtcaaatattcccccttttattaataattaattgattgaaaGAGAGCTTTCaagatatggtaaaataatgtcaCCAATCAAAATGATTCCCCTTGGATGTAAAAACCCTGAAATTAAGCACTATTTGTACTGCTCGATAACCCAGACaaa
It encodes:
- the LOC121300987 gene encoding paralemmin-1-like, with the translated sequence MEMSDTLIQQERLQAIAEKRKRQTEIENKRRQLEDERRQLQHLKSKALRERWLLDGAPSAASEEDEAMKKQLQEDEAKTKGLEETIQSLEQELEELETGVSATSTKENLSEVTNEESGKTGDHTEKTLSGSVKVVHTVRAGDGAIENGLLSSTEVEELIHKADEVSMSDTSASKDGEGTPKSTLQTPKKEITGIEAKSAASPQATDNPSSNASLEHPVTMVFMGYQNVEDEAETSKVLGLEGTVKAELVVIEDGNGKGGAGEGKEGQEEQQQAPPNGSTSEPPKNQEGGEKGEAEPGAGEVNTKEKQPCKCCAVM